CATCAGCCGCAAAGCACACTATTACTGCTTGTGGAATCAATTCTTGGTGGTGTAGGGTATTGGAAAGAAGTATACAAATCGGCATTAGAAAATAATTACAGGTTCTTGAGCTATGGGGATAGTTCTCTGATAATTTGTGAGTGAAAAAAATGATAAATGAATTTTTTAACAATTCATTTTTTACTAGCACAGCATTTTTTTTTTTTTTAATTTGTCTTTGCCTTTCCCGAGGGCTTTATTTTTTAGCATCTAAATTATTAATTCTTTTTTCCAATTTATGAAAACTATCTCAATCCTTATCCTTGTCTTCTTAGTCTCTCTTCAAAGACCCTTCGCTCAAGGTCAGCGTATGATTGTATCAGCGTGAATACATCAGATGTTCAGAGCGGTAGTTATTTTGTTGAGTTGATTCTTGATAAAAAAATATCAACGCAAAAATTGATTATAAAGCATTAATATGTAGTATGAAAATTATTTTGTTTAGTATTGGTTATTTAATTCTAAATTTATTTATATTACACACCACCGCTTATGCTCAAGATTGGGAGCAAGTAGGTAAGTTAGATGGCTCTCCAATTAGCATCACATTTGCTGATGACAATGTGGGTTGGGTAGCTGATGAAGAGGGCAAAATCTGGAAAACTATCAACGGTGGCAAAAACTGGGATATTGTATTAGATAAGAAAAAGATAGGTTTTCATAATACATGGACTATGATAAAATTCATAGATACAGCACAAGGGATATTTTTTGGTTTTGATGAAGCGGATAGCCTATATTTAGCCCGCATATATACTTCAAAAGATGGTGGTAAAAACTGGAGTGAGGCATTAAAAGATACAATGAAAAATTTTGAAATTCCAAAGTCAATCATAGTTGTAAATAATTCCATTATTGGTTTGTTCAGTAAATCATTGTATAAAACAGATAACTGGGGTAAGTCATGGAAGAGATTTACCCTCCCAAATGGAAATTGGTATTCTATCACTTATACAGACTCCTTAAATTTATGGGTAGCCGGTGAGTTGGGTAGTTTGCAGGAGATAAGAGAATATATAATTCATTCAACCGATGGTGGATTAACTTGGGAAGATAAATATGATTTCTATCGAACTGATTACGACAAAATTCAGAGGGTTAATAATACTATATTTGCAATTAGCCCAGTTGGTATGATATACACAAAAAATAACGGGAAAAATTGGAGGTTATTTGAAGATAACCTAAATGCAAAAAATTTTCCTAATTTTAATGACCTTATAATGTTAAATGAAGATGTAGGTTATATTGCAGGGTTCCATTCAATAGTAAAGGTCTCTGTTAGCCAAGAAAAATTTTCAAGCACAGAAATAACCCCATATTTAGGTTGGATAAATTACATTATTAGCTCCCCATCAAAACGATTCATTTGGGCATTTACCTATAATGGGTATGTCTATAAGCATGAAGAAAAAATTGTTTCATTAAGGGAAGTTCAAAATCAAAAGGCAAGTATTGTATATCACGAACAAATCATAAAAATTTCGTTGCCAGGAAAAAATATAAATGGTCTGATAAAAATTTATGTCAAATAATGCGGAACACGGAACACGGAACACGGAACACGGAACACGGAACACGGAACACGGTAACGTTTTTACTAATAAAAATGTATTAAGAAATAAAGTTGTGAAGTCTAACTGCACAACTTTGGTAACTGACAAAGAGTTCAAGCAAATTACAGTTTATTTAGCCCGTAAGTTGAGTTCAATGTTAAGATGCTCTGCGCTTAATGATTATATTCCCGATGCAATTAGTGAAAGTGTACTCCTTTATTTAAAATATGCAAATGAAGATGTTAAAAGTTGTCCAAAGAAATCTTACAGTTATCTATTCAAAATAGCAATGCAATGTATAAGCAAAGAAAATACGGTAAGGTCAAGGTTAAGTTTAGTAAAATTAGATAAAATGAGTAATGTTTAAATTTATCATACACCATGAAAGAGTATGATAAATGCGACTTAGAGAAATTTCTAAATAAGTTAAGCCCAAAAATAAAACAGGTAATCAAAATGAAAATAGAAGGATATAGTCCAAAAGATATAGGAATAAAGTTAGGACAAAAAACAGCAACAATAAACAGAGCATTAGAGCGTGGAAAAGTGATGATTAGAGAAAAATTTAAGATGAAGTAAAAAAATATTTTTAGGTGATGTCGCATTTTGTGGGTAAAAATACTTTATGTGGTTGGAAATACTTTGCAAAGTCTCCCACAGTGTATTTTTAATTATTAACTAAATCCTAAAAATTTTTTTCCTTATGAAAAATTTAAAAATTATTTGTTGCCTTTTATTGGCAATGTTTGTTGTTACGATTATTTCGGTTACTGAATTGAACGCTCAGGCTACTCCTTGTACTCCTGATTGCCCTGGTAATACATGGACAAATTTAGCGAAAATTATACCTGCACCAGGCTTTCCCGGTTGTAATTTACTAGTTTTTTACTCCATTAGAACAGCTTGTACCTTTGCGCATAGAGATATTCAAATTACTGGCGTTTCTGCAATGGCGGGTAGTGCTTGCGCCCCTTATCTAACATTTGTTGCAGGTTTAATTGCAGCAGCAAATGGTCAGATGGAAAGCTACACAAAACAGTTGCATAACTACATAGAGCAGGCACTACTTGATGTTGAATTTGATAGGTGGTATAATGACACGACTGTTTCACAATCAGATAAAGATGAAGCTATGTGCGATCCTAATAGACCAGAGCATGGAGTAGAAAGGTGGCGGATAATTCGTGGTTCATGTAAAATAGCTGATTATTATTGTGATAACCACGGAGTAACCCAAATCAAATGGGTTTCTTGCCCTGGTAGTGCTTGTTGCTTGAAGAAATTAATCGTCTGCTATGATCCTGTAACAAAACATGTTACTATAATTTCATCTAGCAATGTGAATCCTTCAATTCTTACCTCTAAGTGTGATACTACGCTCCCAAGTAATTTGACAAGACCACCTTTAGAAAATGAGGCATGTTTCTATGTATGTGATGATGAAGTTCCAAAGGCAAAGAAGAAAGATATTGAAATAGGTGAAATTAATAATAAAGCTAAAAGCATAGATGATTTAGCTAATAGCAATATTGTATCTACAAAGCCAGTAACTAACACAAACAATAAATAAATTTATTAGCTCCCATCTTCAGAATAAAATTATGAAGATGGGTGTTCTTTAATAATATTAATTTCCAAAAAATAAAAAATATGAAACCAGTTCTAATCATACTAATCGCTTTCTCGTTTATAATTTTAAGCGAATCATATTCCCAACAGCAAGGAGTTTGGGAGGAGATAACCACTCCACAAGATGATAACCATTGGATAGGTTTTATTACAATTATTGGCGATAGGCTGTATGTTGGTAGTAGTGGGCAGATATTTTATACAGATGACTATGGTAAAAAATGGAGTGAAATACCTCACCCCGAAGGGACAAATGATATACGTAATATTCAGTTTATAAAAGGTAGGTTGCTCATAAATGACGATGGCTATAAAAATTATATTTCATCTGATACAGGCAAAAGTTGGGTAAAGTTCAGGTCGCCCTCTTTACCAATTTATTATGAAAATAATTTGTATGATATATATGATTATATTTTACGTTCATCAGATTTTGGCAAAACATGGGATACATTATCTAAATTCCCTTTGAGTATTCGGAGTGCCGAAGAGAGGATAATAGATTCAAAGGGAGTTTTTATAGCAAGGGATTACAATGGAAACTTAGTTCGTTCCACTGATAAAGGTATTACTTGGAAAATTGAAAGTAAGGAATCTTATCAATTTTTGACATCTTTGGGCGACTACGTTTTTGGATATAATTTACGGGACTACAAGCTATATCGTTCGGGCAATTCAGGGGTAAGTTGGGAAGTTACAAGCCTTGAAAAAATATCACAGTTAGATTTGAAAACATTTAACAATAAAGGGGGAATTATTGCGGCAAATAAGTATGCACTGAAGCCAAAACTACCACCTATTGCAATTTCAAATGATTATGGGCTAACATGGAGCAGAATAGACAAATTACCACCAATCGCTGATTCAACTTTTTATGCAATGGAATATGATATTGATAACAAAACATTGTATTTGTCTAATAACCGTCTATTTAGGCTTAAAGCAGATTTTAAGGGTGTAAATGAAACAGCAGTCCAATTGTATGATGTGAGTTTGTTTCCGAATTACATAAGTGGTAATTCATTAAGCAGGTTGAATTTTAAATTAGATAATGTAAGTAATGTAAGAATAGAACTAATTAATTGTTTGGGTAAAGAGATAGAGTTATTGAAGCAAGGCAAATTAGAGCCGGGAGATTATACAATAAATATACCGGTTGAGCTTTTAAGTGGAATGTATTATGTGATAACCGAAATAAATGGGAAACGTAAAACTGAGAAACTAATTATTGAAAGATGAAAAATGCTTAAACTAAAATAATGAGTGTATGAGATAAATTGCAGAGTTTTTCATCATAGAAACAAGTATTTATGCGCATCACAGGGTTTTTCTGATGACAAGTTGTAAATTAATTAGTTACCTTTCATCTTAAAAAAGTAAAAATATCATCGTGATATTACGATGATATAGGAGGCATTATCGTAATATTGCGATAAAAAAAATATCATTATTTGTTTAGTTTCATAACGTTGTTGATGGCATCAGGGCAGTCCATGTAATTTAGTAAGACTAAAAAAACGAAGGACTGCGTTCATAAAATTGATTATTTTTATTTACCAAAATTAAAATAATATGAAACAATCTTATCATTCTAATGCCGTTTCAAATCTAAGCATAAGACAACTAATCCAAAAGGATAATCTTTCAACAAATAAAGAGTTATCTAATAGGTTTGGAACTTCTACACAAACTATTTCAAAATTGAGGAATAGAGAATTTCAAACAGATTCTTTCTCTGCACCAGTTAAAATAGAGTATGCCCTAAGCGAATTAGAAATGACTTTAATTGTTAGCTTGCGAATGAGTAGTTGGCTACCTTTAGATGAGGTTCATGAAGCCTTATTGCGTCATAATAGCCGTATTAGTAGAGCATTGGTGTATAGATGTTTTGTAAAAAACAATATCAACAGAGTGCCTGAAGTTGAAAAAGAGAAAGCGAAAGAATTTAAAGCATACGAGCCTGGCTACTTACATATTGACGTAACATATATGCCAAAATTCAACAAAGTAGGTTCTTACTTAAATGTAGCAATAGATAGGGCTACAAGGATAATGAATTACAAGATTTATGATAATAAAACATCAAATAATACAGATTTATTTTTCGGTGAATGTATGTCATTTTTTCCCTTTGCCATCACCCATATATTAACTGATAATGGACTTGAATTCACGAATAGACTAATCAATAGTAAAAAGAATAAACTCTGCACAAAACCTTCTTTATTAGATATAAAATGTGCTACAAACAACATTGAGCATAGATGAACAAGACCTTCAACGCCAAAAACGAATGGGATGGTTGAAAGGGTTAATGGAACGATTAAAACCAATACGATATTAAAATATGAGTATCCTAACAGAGTGGCTTTAGAAAAAGAGTTATCAGACTTTCTAATCTTCTACAATCTTCATCGAAGGCATGGCTCATTAAAAAACGAATTGAATGTTAAAACTCCTTTCGACGCACTTGAAAAATGGTTCACATTGAAACCTGAATTATTTATTATTTCACCGGCACTATTTAAAATTAATTTGCACTCACATGTAATCTATTTTCATCAACAACCTTCTGAAAATTGACAATTTATTACAATGAAAGACCTCATTAGAATATTAGGAACCATACCCCAAATTTTATTCATCTTTCAAAACAACTTTAAAAACCGATAGATTATGTAAGAATATTTTTTTTAAATACACTTTGTTTTGAAATCTAGTTAAGGGCTAAAAATTGAATTGTAAACTAGTACTTGAATTGACTAATTAAACTATATACTTTATTTAAGTCAAAGTATATAGTTGTTAAAAAACATGACATTCTAAGCTTTGTTCAATTAATTTCTTGTATCAGCTGTTGTAAGTATTCAATACTTTTCCATTAAAAATAAATACTCTAAATACTTGCCTTCACTATTTATCCATTCATTAGTCCAACGCATCTGTCCCATTACATTTTTCTTATAATTAATTTCAATAACTCGTAATAAATTACCTGACGAATTTATAATATCAAATAATTCTTCTTTATTTGCCCTTCCCCCTGAACTATAAGACAATAATATGTATTTTGAATTAGTTTCATTTATTAGTTTTTTAATAGCTTGGATAGCAATAAAATGCCCGTTTTCATCTTTTCTAAATTCTTCAAAAATTGAAGCTGCAACCTTATCTCGCGAATCTTCCCTTCGGTTTACCTTTCCAAATAACTGAGGTTTATCATTTAAAATAACAGATGTCCATATATGGTAATATGAGTTATAACGAACTCTACTTGGTGGCATTTGTTCATTGTTAGAGCCATAAGGAGGATCAAAATAAGCTAAATCATAAGTTTTACCCTTTATTGTTTCAAAAATATCACCTTTTAAAACTGTATTTATTTTACTGTTTGGAAACAATAATGGTACTTGTAATTTTAAATCGTTGTAAGATCTTGGAGACCATTCTGCAAGATATGCAACGTAATGACCTAAAGTGCTATCTACCGAATCCAAAGCTAGAATAAGACTTGTAAGAGCAATTGATTTCTCGATTTCATTCAAATTAAGTTTTTCAATTTCATCTCTTATAACATCAAGTTTCATTGTGTTTTTCAATTGGAAGGGCCTTTTTTCAAGATTTTTATCTGAACCACCATAATGTTCTGAAAACCATCCTTCGTAACCATTTAAATTGTTAAGATGCTCAATCAATGATTCATAATCTTTGGGGGGTTTTGTATTAAGTAAGTATGCTTTTGCCAAAGTTTCTGACCAAACAGAAATGTCACTTGATGTTGTATTAAAACCTGCTTTTGCAAAGGCTTGCGACACTCTTGTTGAACCACTGAAACCGTCAAGTACATTTTCAACTTCTATTTGAGAAATTATATTAAAAATATGGGGAAGTATCTTTAGCTTTGACCCCGCATACTTAATACCCTCTGTTTTTGGAGTATAAATTTTTGTATTTCCAGATAAGTCAACCATGCTATTCATTTTTTTAGTTTTAAATTATCTATGTCCTTTAGCAAGATTTCGTTTAATTCTGCATTTCATTTTTCAAATGCATTTAATGATAAGCTAAAAAGATAAATTAATTGCAATGTACTGAAATAGGTTTACACATAATTATCATAGTTTTAAAAATTCGTATTCGTAAACTTTCGGTTCTATTTTTTCGGCAAGTTTTTTTAGCTTTAATCTTAAATCACTTATTAGTTGCATATAAGTTTCATCAGAACTTTTATTGTTCATTTTCCCTGCTTCATTTCTTCCTTGAAAATGTTCTCTAATGTCGTAAAGCGAGGCATTTACGTTACAGTTTGGTTGTTTATGATAATATTTCCAAAGTTCACGACCGGCATCAAAAACGGCGGTAGCTTCCTCCGAAAAATTTAAAGGTACTTCGTAATGTGCTTTAGGTTCGCTAACTACAAATAAATCTACTTTATCATCAGGCTTGATTTTTCCTTTGATAAACTTACTCATAAAATTACTCTCAAACTTTTCTCTTGCATTTACTTCTTGCTCGGTAAATGGTATCCAGTGATTTGTGCCATACTTTGATTGAATATTATTACTAAAAAGCGTAAATGCTAAGCAATCATTTTGAAATTCTGAATCCGTTTTCC
Above is a window of Chlorobiota bacterium DNA encoding:
- a CDS encoding S-adenosylmethionine:tRNA ribosyltransferase-isomerase codes for the protein MQENNISEITGETSLMILPQYKIKSCKRLVTNFHQPQSTLLLLVESILGGVGYWKEVYKSALENNYRFLSYGDSSLIICE
- a CDS encoding DNA adenine methylase; this translates as MNSMVDLSGNTKIYTPKTEGIKYAGSKLKILPHIFNIISQIEVENVLDGFSGSTRVSQAFAKAGFNTTSSDISVWSETLAKAYLLNTKPPKDYESLIEHLNNLNGYEGWFSEHYGGSDKNLEKRPFQLKNTMKLDVIRDEIEKLNLNEIEKSIALTSLILALDSVDSTLGHYVAYLAEWSPRSYNDLKLQVPLLFPNSKINTVLKGDIFETIKGKTYDLAYFDPPYGSNNEQMPPSRVRYNSYYHIWTSVILNDKPQLFGKVNRREDSRDKVAASIFEEFRKDENGHFIAIQAIKKLINETNSKYILLSYSSGGRANKEELFDIINSSGNLLRVIEINYKKNVMGQMRWTNEWINSEGKYLEYLFLMEKY
- a CDS encoding T9SS type A sorting domain-containing protein, with the translated sequence MKPVLIILIAFSFIILSESYSQQQGVWEEITTPQDDNHWIGFITIIGDRLYVGSSGQIFYTDDYGKKWSEIPHPEGTNDIRNIQFIKGRLLINDDGYKNYISSDTGKSWVKFRSPSLPIYYENNLYDIYDYILRSSDFGKTWDTLSKFPLSIRSAEERIIDSKGVFIARDYNGNLVRSTDKGITWKIESKESYQFLTSLGDYVFGYNLRDYKLYRSGNSGVSWEVTSLEKISQLDLKTFNNKGGIIAANKYALKPKLPPIAISNDYGLTWSRIDKLPPIADSTFYAMEYDIDNKTLYLSNNRLFRLKADFKGVNETAVQLYDVSLFPNYISGNSLSRLNFKLDNVSNVRIELINCLGKEIELLKQGKLEPGDYTINIPVELLSGMYYVITEINGKRKTEKLIIER